One window of the Halarcobacter mediterraneus genome contains the following:
- a CDS encoding D-2-hydroxyacid dehydrogenase: MKIVFLDAETLGEDISLDKFDSFGEVIKYQDTNPEETLIRVKNCDVVVTNKVEITKEIIENSNFKLICVAATGINNIDIEAAKQANIEVKNVSDYSTSSVAQMTFTLTLDLIHKLDYYKQYVESLSWSNGKLFTNVDKPFFELKNKKWGIIGLGNIGKEVAKIAKAFGCEVNYYSTSGKNLDTNYKHLSLEELLKQSDIISIHSPLNKTTHNLLNKTNLNLLKKDCILVNVGRGGIINEKDLAEKLDSQKSLYCGLDVIEKEPIVKDNPLLKIKNKDRLVLTPHIAWSSIEARITLVDRIFDNIKKFVL; this comes from the coding sequence ATGAAGATAGTATTTTTAGATGCAGAAACTTTGGGAGAAGATATCTCTTTAGATAAATTTGATTCTTTTGGTGAAGTAATTAAATATCAAGATACAAATCCTGAAGAAACATTAATAAGAGTTAAAAATTGTGATGTTGTAGTTACAAATAAAGTAGAAATCACAAAAGAAATAATAGAAAACTCAAACTTTAAACTTATATGTGTTGCTGCTACTGGAATAAACAATATAGATATAGAAGCAGCAAAACAGGCAAATATAGAAGTAAAAAATGTAAGTGATTATTCAACATCAAGTGTTGCACAAATGACTTTTACTCTTACTTTGGATTTAATACATAAATTAGATTATTATAAACAATATGTTGAAAGTTTAAGCTGGTCAAATGGAAAATTATTTACTAATGTAGACAAACCATTCTTTGAGTTAAAAAACAAAAAATGGGGAATAATTGGACTTGGAAATATTGGAAAAGAAGTTGCAAAAATAGCAAAAGCTTTTGGATGTGAAGTAAATTACTATTCTACTTCAGGTAAGAATTTAGATACAAACTATAAGCATCTTAGTTTAGAAGAATTATTAAAGCAATCAGACATTATTAGTATTCATTCTCCATTAAATAAAACAACACACAATTTGTTAAATAAGACTAATTTAAATTTGTTGAAAAAGGATTGTATCTTGGTAAATGTTGGAAGAGGTGGAATAATAAATGAGAAAGATTTAGCAGAGAAACTAGATTCTCAAAAAAGCTTATATTGTGGGCTAGATGTTATAGAAAAAGAACCAATTGTAAAAGATAATCCTTTACTAAAAATCAAAAATAAAGACAGACTTGTATTAACACCACATATTGCATGGAGCTCAATAGAAGCAAGAATAACCTTAGTAGATAGAATATTTGACAATATAAAAAAATTTGTATTATAA
- a CDS encoding PhoH family protein, which translates to MNFEKVYILDTNILLEDASNIFKLSDEKKNLIVLPETVLDEIDSKKSGFDEINFQAREFARILENSTIINTRKDGNFKIVSLEILSQKEAIIDVISCEEYAINTKNVANNIINDRKILEIAKFCKENYKEESTFLSLDIMARTRAVSLDIKTDSLLGSDNDTFNYEFIKTIEINFEDTEHLDNALITDYDKEYKPYNFNYCFKVKGSDQVILVTVQNNRVVLLDEGEMRNQIITPLNKEQLFFSSGILSHFYNVLIVEAKAGSGKTLLALSGALKLVRQKYFQRIIYIRNSIESLDKGEDIGYLPGYEEKFKIYNHPLMDSLDYIVRSEHKRKQTNKKNTDNIQELDDQEVTQRIEQLIQNYGIETMWVGEMRGRTLSNAFVIIDEAQNMSNKTMQMVLSRVDNTCKVVILGSNKQIDNFYVNKHTNALTTLLKSTKNENSLINIFAIKLQKVLRGPITEWAEQIFSTKNR; encoded by the coding sequence ATGAATTTTGAAAAAGTATATATTTTAGATACAAATATATTACTTGAAGATGCAAGTAATATATTTAAATTGAGTGATGAAAAGAAAAATCTAATTGTTTTACCTGAGACTGTTTTAGATGAAATAGATAGTAAAAAAAGTGGTTTTGATGAAATAAATTTTCAAGCAAGAGAATTCGCTAGAATCTTAGAGAATTCAACTATTATTAACACAAGAAAAGATGGAAATTTTAAAATAGTAAGTTTAGAAATTCTTTCTCAAAAAGAAGCAATAATTGATGTGATTTCTTGTGAAGAATATGCAATAAATACAAAAAATGTTGCAAACAATATAATTAATGATAGAAAAATACTAGAAATAGCAAAATTCTGTAAAGAAAACTATAAAGAGGAAAGTACTTTTCTTTCTTTAGATATTATGGCAAGAACAAGAGCCGTATCACTTGATATAAAAACAGATTCTTTATTAGGCTCAGATAATGATACTTTTAATTATGAGTTTATTAAAACAATAGAAATAAATTTTGAAGATACAGAACATTTAGATAATGCCTTAATTACTGATTATGATAAAGAGTATAAACCATATAATTTTAATTACTGTTTTAAAGTAAAAGGATCAGATCAAGTAATACTTGTAACAGTTCAAAATAATAGAGTTGTTTTATTAGATGAAGGTGAAATGAGAAATCAGATAATAACACCTTTAAATAAAGAGCAACTTTTCTTTTCATCTGGAATTTTATCTCATTTTTATAATGTATTAATAGTAGAAGCTAAAGCAGGTTCAGGTAAAACCTTGCTTGCTTTAAGTGGAGCATTAAAACTAGTAAGACAAAAATATTTTCAAAGAATTATATATATTAGAAATTCAATTGAATCTTTAGATAAAGGTGAAGATATTGGATATTTACCAGGATATGAAGAAAAATTTAAAATATATAATCATCCTTTAATGGATAGTTTAGACTATATTGTAAGAAGTGAACATAAAAGAAAACAAACAAATAAAAAGAATACAGATAATATCCAAGAATTAGATGATCAAGAGGTTACTCAAAGAATTGAACAACTTATACAAAACTATGGAATCGAAACAATGTGGGTAGGTGAGATGAGAGGAAGAACTCTTTCAAATGCTTTTGTTATAATCGATGAAGCACAAAATATGTCAAATAAGACAATGCAAATGGTCTTATCAAGAGTTGATAACACTTGTAAAGTAGTAATTTTAGGAAGTAATAAACAAATTGATAACTTTTATGTAAATAAACATACAAATGCTTTGACTACTCTTTTAAAGTCAACAAAAAATGAAAATTCACTAATCAATATTTTTGCAATAAAACTACAAAAAGTATTAAGAGGTCCAATTACAGAATGGGCTGAACAAATCTTTTCTACAAAAAATAGATAA
- the hemJ gene encoding protoporphyrinogen oxidase HemJ has translation MDFLLEYYLWILVFHIVAVMSWMSMLFYQPRLYVYHTEHKDKKDFVEVVKIQEYKMYKYIGMPAMWASIASGILMIALQPDMLKGDGWLHAKIFFALLLIAYSFSLGYFMKELAKGNYSKKGSFFRAYNEVPTVLAVLIVGYVVTKTFSLSFTIITLLIGSFIIYKVLKQKPKEKKS, from the coding sequence ATGGATTTTCTTTTAGAATATTACTTATGGATATTAGTATTTCATATTGTTGCTGTAATGTCATGGATGTCAATGTTATTTTATCAACCTAGACTTTATGTATATCATACAGAACATAAAGATAAAAAAGATTTTGTAGAAGTTGTTAAGATTCAAGAATATAAAATGTATAAATATATAGGAATGCCTGCAATGTGGGCTTCAATTGCTAGTGGAATTTTGATGATTGCTTTACAACCTGATATGTTAAAAGGTGATGGTTGGCTTCATGCAAAAATATTTTTTGCTTTACTTTTAATTGCATATTCTTTTTCTTTGGGTTATTTTATGAAAGAATTAGCAAAAGGTAATTATTCAAAAAAAGGAAGCTTCTTTAGAGCATATAATGAAGTTCCAACTGTATTAGCAGTATTAATAGTAGGCTATGTAGTGACAAAAACTTTTTCTCTTAGTTTTACAATTATTACTTTATTAATAGGAAGTTTTATAATATATAAAGTACTAAAACAAAAACCAAAAGAGAAAAAGAGTTAA
- a CDS encoding replication-associated recombination protein A, whose protein sequence is MTDLSNILRPQKLIEFVGQKHIIGKDKTLYKLIEKKEIPHLFFYGKPGTGKTTLAKIIAKTINTDYYYFNATTIKIDELRKVFDRYKNALIKPIVFIDEVHRLSKNQQEVLLPIMENYDAIIIGASTENPFFTLTNAIRSRSFLFEFKSLTNEDLDQVLNSAVNNADLTINKECREYLINSSGGDARAMLNLLNFASKISKEIDIEVLKDLRKDSIVDGVSSKDSHYDLASALIKSMRGSDVDAAIYYLSRLIAGGESVEFITRRLVIFASEDIGNANPNAFNLAVNTMISTSKIGYPESRIILAQCVVYLASCPKSNSAYAAINKALHEVKNGKILNIPKHLDNKHEGYLYPHDFGGWVEQEYLKEDLIYYESLNIGYEKTLNEWLKKIKNKD, encoded by the coding sequence ATGACTGACTTATCGAATATTTTAAGACCACAAAAGCTAATTGAGTTTGTGGGACAAAAACATATAATAGGGAAAGATAAAACTTTATACAAACTTATAGAAAAAAAAGAGATACCACATCTTTTTTTCTATGGTAAACCAGGAACTGGAAAAACAACACTAGCAAAAATCATTGCAAAAACAATAAATACAGATTATTATTATTTTAATGCAACAACAATTAAAATAGATGAACTAAGAAAAGTCTTTGATAGATACAAAAATGCTTTAATCAAACCTATTGTTTTTATTGATGAAGTACATAGATTATCTAAAAATCAACAGGAAGTTTTACTTCCTATAATGGAAAATTATGATGCAATAATAATTGGTGCAAGTACAGAAAATCCATTTTTTACCCTTACTAATGCAATTCGTTCAAGGTCTTTTCTTTTTGAGTTTAAATCCCTTACAAATGAAGATTTAGATCAAGTTCTTAATAGTGCAGTTAATAATGCAGATTTAACGATAAATAAAGAGTGTAGAGAGTATTTAATCAATTCAAGTGGTGGTGATGCAAGGGCTATGTTAAATTTGCTTAATTTTGCTTCTAAAATATCAAAGGAAATTGATATTGAAGTATTGAAAGATTTAAGAAAAGATAGTATTGTTGATGGAGTGAGTTCTAAGGATTCTCATTATGATTTAGCAAGTGCATTGATAAAATCTATGAGGGGTTCTGATGTGGATGCTGCAATATACTATTTATCAAGACTAATTGCTGGAGGAGAGAGTGTAGAGTTTATAACTCGAAGATTAGTAATTTTTGCAAGTGAAGATATAGGTAATGCAAATCCAAATGCTTTCAATTTAGCAGTAAATACTATGATCTCTACATCTAAAATAGGATATCCAGAAAGTAGAATAATTTTAGCTCAATGTGTAGTTTATTTAGCTTCTTGTCCCAAATCTAATAGTGCTTATGCAGCTATAAATAAAGCATTACATGAAGTAAAAAATGGTAAGATATTAAATATTCCAAAACATCTTGATAATAAACACGAAGGTTATTTATACCCACATGATTTTGGTGGTTGGGTTGAACAAGAGTATTTAAAAGAAGATTTAATATATTATGAATCATTAAATATTGGATATGAAAAAACTTTGAATGAATGGTTAAAAAAAATCAAAAATAAAGATTAG
- a CDS encoding pseudouridine synthase has translation MKNQEEIIELTRLNKFISHNSNYSRREADKIIEEGRVSVNGKVVTNLATKVSINDEVKIGKKLIKEDKNRMYTVIMYNKPKGELVTKNDPQGRKTIFDTLGQKYKHFLPIGRLDYASEGLILLTDSVDVANKLMHSKLERIYKIKVDGEIHPKVEEAMLNGLELEDASSGAHEKSKIKAMSFEPFIAYQVLTNNKNFSKLKVAISEGKNRELRRFFGHFGLNVMDLKRFEFGGMTLNNLPTGKSRYLTKDEYRDLRSFLKVDDD, from the coding sequence ATGAAAAATCAAGAAGAAATAATAGAACTAACTAGACTTAATAAATTTATATCTCATAATAGCAACTATTCTAGAAGAGAAGCAGATAAAATAATTGAAGAAGGAAGAGTATCTGTCAATGGAAAAGTAGTCACAAATCTTGCTACAAAAGTATCAATTAATGATGAAGTAAAAATAGGTAAAAAATTAATTAAAGAAGATAAAAATAGAATGTACACAGTAATTATGTACAATAAACCTAAAGGTGAATTGGTTACAAAAAATGATCCTCAAGGAAGAAAAACTATTTTTGATACTTTAGGACAAAAATATAAACATTTTCTACCAATTGGTAGACTTGACTATGCTAGTGAAGGTTTAATTCTTTTAACTGATTCTGTTGATGTGGCTAATAAATTAATGCATTCAAAACTAGAAAGAATTTATAAAATAAAAGTAGATGGAGAAATACATCCTAAAGTTGAAGAAGCCATGTTAAATGGTTTAGAACTTGAAGATGCAAGTTCAGGAGCCCATGAAAAATCAAAAATAAAAGCAATGAGTTTTGAACCTTTTATTGCATATCAAGTTCTTACAAATAATAAAAACTTCTCTAAACTAAAAGTTGCAATATCAGAAGGTAAAAATAGAGAACTTAGAAGATTTTTCGGACATTTTGGTTTAAATGTAATGGATTTAAAAAGATTTGAATTTGGAGGGATGACTCTAAATAATCTTCCTACTGGTAAAAGTAGATACTTAACAAAGGATGAATATAGAGACTTAAGGTCTTTCTTAAAAGTTGATGATGACTGA
- a CDS encoding KpsF/GutQ family sugar-phosphate isomerase — MNFNEIAFDVLKTEANELLIAANNIKDFDIEKAVDLVVSCKGKLIVTGVGKSGLVGAKIAATLASTGTSSFFLHPTEAMHGDLGMIGKDDIVLAISYSGESEELIQLLPHLKRFDIPLIAMAKTKESTLGKYSDFFINISVSKEACPLDTAPTSSTTLTMAMGDALAVCLMKKRDFKKEDFASFHPGGSLGKKLFVKVSDLLRKENLPIVSRETKLKDAIVIMSEGRLGNVFVVDEDGKLSSVLSDGDLRRALMDKNFTLECDVESISNKNPKTINDKNILASDALRIIEDYKIQVLIVTDEEGKVQGILHIHDLIEAGIK; from the coding sequence ATGAATTTTAACGAGATTGCTTTTGATGTATTAAAAACTGAAGCTAATGAATTATTAATAGCTGCTAATAATATAAAAGATTTTGATATAGAAAAAGCAGTTGATTTAGTTGTTTCTTGTAAAGGAAAACTTATTGTTACAGGAGTAGGAAAATCTGGTTTAGTTGGAGCTAAAATAGCTGCAACACTAGCTAGTACTGGAACATCCTCTTTCTTTTTACATCCTACTGAAGCTATGCACGGTGACTTAGGAATGATAGGTAAAGATGATATTGTTTTAGCAATATCATATAGTGGGGAGAGTGAAGAATTAATCCAACTTTTACCACATTTAAAAAGATTTGATATACCATTAATAGCAATGGCAAAAACAAAAGAATCAACTCTTGGAAAGTATTCTGATTTCTTTATTAATATTTCTGTATCTAAAGAAGCCTGTCCTTTAGATACTGCTCCTACTTCTTCTACAACATTAACAATGGCTATGGGTGATGCTTTAGCTGTTTGTTTAATGAAAAAAAGAGATTTTAAAAAAGAAGACTTTGCATCATTTCATCCTGGAGGAAGTCTTGGTAAAAAACTTTTTGTAAAAGTTTCAGACTTACTGAGAAAAGAAAATTTACCAATTGTTTCACGTGAAACAAAACTAAAAGATGCAATTGTTATAATGAGTGAAGGTAGATTGGGAAATGTTTTTGTTGTTGATGAAGATGGAAAATTAAGTTCAGTTTTAAGTGATGGTGACTTAAGAAGAGCACTAATGGATAAAAACTTTACTTTAGAGTGTGATGTTGAGTCAATTTCAAATAAAAATCCTAAAACTATAAATGATAAAAATATACTAGCAAGTGATGCACTAAGAATTATAGAAGATTATAAAATACAAGTGTTAATAGTTACAGATGAAGAGGGTAAAGTTCAAGGAATTTTACATATTCATGATTTAATTGAAGCAGGAATCAAATAA